From a region of the Geothrix sp. 21YS21S-2 genome:
- a CDS encoding NADH-quinone oxidoreductase subunit B, protein MNQPSTLENILITTKVEKVINWSRATSVWPMTFGLACCAIEMMAAGAARFDFDRFGCGIFRASPRQADLMIVAGTVTYKMAPIIKQLYDQMPEPKWVIAMGSCATAGGPFDSYHTIQGVDKVIPVDVYIPGCPPRPEGLLYGFMKLQDKIMASSMADRYKEIFEAVG, encoded by the coding sequence ATGAATCAACCCTCCACCTTGGAGAACATCCTCATCACCACCAAGGTTGAGAAAGTCATCAACTGGTCCCGCGCCACCAGCGTCTGGCCCATGACCTTCGGCCTGGCCTGCTGCGCCATCGAGATGATGGCCGCCGGTGCGGCGCGGTTCGACTTCGACCGGTTCGGCTGCGGCATCTTCCGCGCCTCCCCCCGGCAGGCCGACCTGATGATCGTGGCCGGCACCGTCACCTACAAGATGGCGCCCATCATCAAGCAGCTCTATGACCAGATGCCCGAGCCCAAGTGGGTGATCGCGATGGGCAGCTGCGCCACGGCGGGCGGGCCCTTCGACAGCTATCACACCATCCAGGGCGTGGACAAGGTCATCCCCGTGGACGTCTACATTCCTGGCTGCCCGCCCCGGCCCGAGGGGCTCCTCTACGGGTTCATGAAGCTCCAGGACAAGATCATGGCGAGCAGCATGGCTGACCGCTACAAGGAAATCTTCGAGGCGGTGGGCTGA
- a CDS encoding GspE/PulE family protein: MTTVLAAEELTKTEYRPASLYPTLDLTREPVDFALFQAIPLDLMLKHRFVPVHERDGALWLAMADPLDVVAQDLLRMHLKRPLRFAAAPFAQIQVVLKKSESGQKVMEEAGEALRVQVLREEDIDEDVLDLENLTDKEEAPIIRLVDTTIFNALQRRASDIHLETTSTGFQIKYRIDGSLYAAADPIDRRFASPIISRIKVMSELDIAEKRKPQDGRFKLKVRGRAIDFRVSIMPTIHGEDSVIRILDKENLSEEFKSLSLDILGFSPAELTRLRRFAREPYGMFLVTGPTGSGKTTTLYAVLSEIRSPEDKLITIEDPVEYQLEGVTQIPVNEKKGLTFAVGLRSILRHDPDKILVGEIRDSETAQIAIQSALTGHLVFTTVHANHTLDVLSRFQHMGVEVYNFVSALNCILAQRLVRTLCTKCKRPIAAPDAQELKENGLTEAWARTATFFEKVGCIECSGTGFRGRQAIIEFMGLNDDLRELITRRASVREIKEAARGYGMQSLRESAVEKVRQGVTTLAEINKVTFRESE, translated from the coding sequence ATGACCACGGTCTTGGCAGCAGAGGAACTTACCAAGACCGAGTACCGCCCGGCCTCCCTCTACCCCACCCTGGACCTGACCCGGGAACCGGTGGACTTCGCCCTCTTCCAGGCCATCCCCCTGGATTTGATGTTGAAACACCGATTTGTCCCCGTGCACGAGCGGGACGGCGCCCTCTGGCTGGCCATGGCCGACCCCCTCGACGTGGTGGCCCAGGATCTCCTCCGCATGCACCTGAAGCGCCCGCTCCGCTTCGCCGCGGCCCCCTTCGCCCAGATCCAGGTGGTGCTCAAGAAGTCCGAATCGGGCCAGAAGGTCATGGAGGAGGCCGGCGAGGCCCTCCGCGTCCAGGTTCTCCGGGAGGAGGACATCGACGAGGACGTCCTGGACCTGGAGAACCTCACCGACAAGGAAGAGGCCCCCATCATCCGGCTGGTGGACACCACCATCTTCAACGCCCTTCAGCGCCGCGCCTCGGACATCCACCTGGAGACCACCAGCACCGGGTTCCAGATCAAGTACCGCATCGACGGCAGCCTGTACGCGGCGGCCGACCCCATCGACCGCCGCTTCGCGTCCCCCATCATCAGCCGCATCAAGGTCATGTCCGAACTGGACATCGCGGAAAAGCGGAAACCCCAGGACGGGCGCTTCAAGCTCAAGGTCCGGGGCCGGGCCATCGACTTCCGGGTGAGCATCATGCCCACCATCCACGGCGAGGACTCGGTCATCCGCATCCTGGACAAGGAGAACCTCAGCGAGGAGTTCAAGAGCCTGAGCCTGGACATCCTAGGCTTCTCCCCCGCGGAGCTTACCCGCCTGCGCCGCTTCGCCCGCGAGCCCTACGGCATGTTCCTGGTCACGGGCCCCACCGGCAGCGGCAAGACCACCACGCTGTACGCCGTCCTCAGCGAGATCCGCAGCCCCGAGGACAAGCTGATCACCATCGAGGATCCCGTCGAATACCAGCTGGAAGGGGTCACCCAGATCCCCGTGAACGAGAAGAAGGGCCTCACCTTCGCCGTGGGCCTGCGGTCCATCCTGCGCCACGACCCGGACAAGATCCTCGTGGGCGAGATCCGGGACTCCGAGACCGCCCAGATCGCCATCCAGTCCGCCCTCACCGGCCACCTGGTGTTCACCACGGTCCACGCCAACCACACCCTGGACGTGCTGAGCCGCTTCCAGCACATGGGCGTGGAGGTCTACAACTTCGTGTCCGCCCTGAACTGCATCCTGGCCCAGCGCCTGGTGCGCACCCTCTGCACGAAGTGCAAGCGCCCCATCGCGGCGCCCGATGCCCAGGAGCTCAAGGAGAACGGCCTCACCGAGGCCTGGGCCCGGACCGCCACCTTCTTCGAGAAGGTCGGCTGCATCGAGTGCAGCGGCACCGGATTCCGCGGCCGGCAGGCCATCATCGAGTTCATGGGCCTCAACGACGATCTGCGCGAACTCATCACCCGCCGGGCTTCGGTGCGCGAGATCAAGGAGGCCGCCCGCGGCTACGGCATGCAGAGCCTCCGGGAGAGCGCCGTGGAGAAGGTGCGCCAGGGCGTCACGACCCTGGCCGAGATCAACAAGGTGACCTTCCGGGAAAGCGAATGA
- a CDS encoding NADH-quinone oxidoreductase subunit A, whose protein sequence is MRSYVPVLLLILVAIALPVVIWGISRVVRPHLPTAAKYSTYECGIKTVAEAREKFSVRYYLVAVMFLVFDVETVFLMPWAIQMKELAIFGLVEMGIFLFLLLFGYGYIWSKGALTWE, encoded by the coding sequence ATGCGCAGTTATGTTCCAGTTTTATTGCTGATACTGGTCGCCATCGCTTTGCCGGTGGTGATCTGGGGAATTTCCAGAGTCGTTCGTCCGCATTTACCTACAGCTGCGAAATACTCGACCTACGAATGCGGCATCAAGACCGTCGCCGAGGCCCGGGAGAAGTTCTCGGTGCGCTACTACCTGGTGGCCGTCATGTTCCTGGTGTTCGACGTGGAAACGGTCTTTCTCATGCCCTGGGCCATCCAGATGAAGGAACTCGCCATCTTCGGCCTCGTCGAGATGGGCATCTTCCTGTTCCTGCTTCTTTTCGGTTACGGGTACATCTGGTCCAAAGGAGCCCTCACATGGGAATGA
- a CDS encoding NADH-quinone oxidoreductase subunit C: MAIIKVWIDEGCIVCNACEAECADVFHVTDDTCVINAAVRADGQTTENRAEMAPLKADLQKSLEAGIVAAAAGCPVTVIKFEQVADAAPEAPAPVKAPEPVVVEAPAPAAPVQAAPEPVKAPEPAPAPVKAPEPVAVDPPPAPATEAPAASEAPAAYVYDLKAAPNRQVVMPKTVPLPSLRTYLEEQAALAAADEAKWKKTLADYETAKAKAEAEGKDAPKAPVRPVPRPDANDMKFPAPQAPTDPDLLRLMEVLGDKVEEAYQQGGEMTCQVHRDAIREALELCREDPALRYEMLADETATHYPAAQGWAFAVVYHLTSIRRHKRLRLRILVPEGYEPASAVPVYPTANWLEREIWDMLGIRFQEHPDMTRILCPEDWEGHALRKEYPTPGLGQRDIDFREDRSGVLMRLAMEKAGNLGINLHPPKAE, from the coding sequence ATGGCAATTATCAAAGTCTGGATCGACGAAGGTTGTATCGTCTGCAACGCCTGCGAGGCGGAGTGCGCGGATGTTTTCCACGTCACGGACGATACCTGTGTGATCAACGCGGCGGTGAGGGCCGATGGCCAGACCACCGAGAACCGGGCCGAGATGGCGCCCCTCAAGGCGGACCTGCAGAAGAGCCTGGAGGCCGGCATCGTCGCCGCGGCCGCCGGGTGCCCGGTGACCGTCATCAAGTTCGAGCAGGTGGCCGATGCCGCCCCCGAGGCGCCCGCGCCCGTCAAGGCTCCGGAACCGGTTGTCGTCGAGGCCCCCGCGCCGGCCGCCCCGGTGCAGGCCGCGCCAGAACCGGTGAAGGCCCCCGAGCCCGCGCCGGCGCCCGTCAAGGCTCCGGAACCGGTTGCCGTCGACCCCCCCCCCGCGCCCGCCACGGAAGCGCCGGCGGCTTCGGAGGCCCCGGCGGCCTATGTCTACGACCTCAAGGCCGCGCCCAACCGTCAGGTCGTGATGCCCAAGACCGTGCCGCTCCCGAGCCTCAGGACCTACCTGGAGGAGCAGGCCGCCCTGGCCGCCGCCGACGAGGCCAAGTGGAAGAAGACCCTCGCCGACTACGAGACCGCCAAGGCCAAGGCCGAGGCCGAGGGCAAGGACGCCCCCAAGGCGCCGGTGCGCCCCGTGCCCAGGCCCGACGCCAACGACATGAAGTTCCCCGCGCCCCAGGCGCCCACGGATCCCGATCTCCTGAGGCTCATGGAGGTCCTGGGCGACAAGGTGGAGGAGGCCTATCAGCAGGGCGGCGAAATGACCTGCCAGGTCCACCGGGACGCCATCCGGGAGGCCCTCGAGCTCTGCCGCGAGGATCCGGCGCTGCGCTACGAGATGCTCGCGGACGAGACGGCGACCCACTATCCGGCGGCCCAGGGCTGGGCCTTCGCGGTGGTCTACCATCTCACCAGCATCCGCAGGCACAAGCGCCTGCGCCTGCGCATCCTGGTGCCGGAGGGCTACGAGCCCGCCAGCGCCGTCCCCGTCTATCCCACGGCCAACTGGCTGGAGCGGGAGATCTGGGACATGCTGGGCATCCGGTTCCAGGAACACCCCGACATGACCCGCATCCTCTGCCCCGAGGACTGGGAGGGCCACGCCCTCCGCAAGGAATATCCGACCCCCGGCCTCGGCCAGCGGGACATCGATTTCCGCGAGGACCGGAGCGGCGTGCTGATGCGCCTCGCGATGGAGAAGGCCGGGAACCTGGGCATCAACCTCCATCCGCCCAAAGCAGAATAG
- a CDS encoding complex I subunit 1 family protein, producing MNATPELTLLQTSVMAVIQAVCVVLFIFIIVPLTIYAERKVLGHAQDRLGATRIAGHRVGLTGWLNRGMWRMGKVPFLSYWRGLPMLVGDIAKLFLKEDIVPTKADRAIFLVAPALSLIASVVVFAAVSFYPGALFTFPKFVPILGGVPFNGFITDMNVGLLFILGIASVGVYGIVLGAWASNSKYPLLGGLRSGAQIVSYEVPLTLSLLVPVVLTGTLNFNEMTRKLALETSPIAAPLMAVGFLVYFTCGFAETNRMPFDMPEAENELVAGFHTEYSGMRFGFFYLAEYINMVVVAALASAFFLGGPYLVPFGLHRFVQNWPLVGAPNALWYVVKMIFLLFVFIWVRGTIPRYRYDQVMAVAWKYLIPFTLVLVVLAAAVRYAA from the coding sequence ATGAACGCAACCCCCGAGCTGACCCTCCTCCAGACCTCCGTGATGGCCGTCATCCAGGCCGTGTGCGTGGTCCTCTTCATCTTCATCATCGTGCCGCTGACCATCTACGCGGAACGCAAGGTGCTGGGCCACGCCCAGGACCGCCTGGGCGCGACCCGCATCGCGGGCCACCGCGTCGGGCTCACGGGCTGGCTGAACCGCGGCATGTGGCGCATGGGCAAGGTGCCCTTCCTGTCCTACTGGCGCGGGCTGCCGATGCTGGTGGGCGACATCGCCAAGCTGTTCCTCAAGGAGGACATCGTCCCCACCAAGGCCGACCGGGCCATCTTCCTGGTCGCTCCCGCCCTTTCGCTGATCGCGTCGGTGGTGGTGTTCGCGGCGGTGAGCTTCTACCCCGGCGCGCTGTTCACCTTCCCGAAGTTCGTGCCGATCCTCGGGGGCGTGCCCTTCAACGGCTTCATCACCGACATGAACGTGGGCCTGCTGTTCATCCTGGGTATCGCCTCGGTGGGCGTCTACGGGATCGTGCTGGGCGCCTGGGCCTCCAATTCCAAGTACCCCCTCCTGGGCGGCCTGCGATCCGGCGCCCAGATCGTCAGCTACGAAGTGCCCCTGACGCTCAGCCTGCTGGTGCCGGTGGTGCTCACCGGGACCCTGAACTTCAACGAGATGACCCGAAAGCTGGCCCTGGAGACGTCCCCCATCGCCGCGCCGCTCATGGCGGTGGGCTTCCTGGTCTACTTCACCTGCGGCTTCGCCGAGACCAACCGCATGCCCTTCGACATGCCCGAGGCCGAGAACGAGCTGGTGGCCGGGTTCCATACGGAATACTCGGGCATGCGCTTCGGGTTCTTCTACCTGGCCGAGTACATCAACATGGTGGTCGTGGCGGCCCTGGCCAGCGCCTTCTTCCTGGGCGGACCCTACCTGGTGCCCTTCGGGCTGCACCGCTTCGTCCAGAACTGGCCCCTCGTCGGCGCGCCCAACGCGCTTTGGTACGTCGTGAAGATGATCTTCCTGCTGTTCGTCTTCATCTGGGTGCGGGGGACCATTCCCCGCTACCGGTACGACCAGGTCATGGCAGTGGCGTGGAAATATCTGATTCCTTTCACGCTTGTCCTTGTGGTGCTGGCTGCGGCCGTGCGCTACGCGGCCTAG
- a CDS encoding NADH-quinone oxidoreductase subunit D, translating to MGPQHPSTHGVLRLKLRLDGEVVKKCTPCIGYLHRGVEKICENKSFFQGQVWTDRMDYTSAIANNLGWAESIEKLFGITVPRRAVYIRTMLNEFNRLASHLIWLATHGLDIGAMTVFIYTFREREAILDIFDAFCGSRLTTTAFRIGGLREDLPPGFEKKVRDFLAKFPDCINEYETLLTENRIWKKRTIGVGILKAEDAIAMGVTGPVLRAAGVAYDIRKAFPYAAYAEMDFEVPTRTEADTYARYLVRLEEMRQSARIIQQCIDGLPEGPVMAKLPKVLRSEVNEVYHATEAPKGELGYYLVGEKGSLNPYRFHVRAPGFINLQALPMMIEGGLVADVIATIGTLDVVLGEIDR from the coding sequence ATGGGACCGCAGCACCCGTCAACGCACGGGGTGCTGCGCCTGAAGCTGAGACTGGACGGGGAGGTCGTCAAGAAGTGCACCCCCTGCATCGGCTACCTCCACCGCGGGGTCGAGAAGATCTGCGAGAACAAGAGCTTCTTCCAGGGCCAGGTGTGGACGGACCGCATGGACTACACGTCCGCCATCGCCAACAACCTGGGCTGGGCGGAGTCCATCGAGAAGCTCTTCGGCATCACGGTGCCGCGGCGCGCGGTGTACATCCGGACCATGCTCAACGAGTTCAACCGGCTGGCCTCCCACCTGATCTGGCTGGCCACCCACGGCCTCGACATCGGCGCCATGACGGTGTTCATCTACACCTTCCGCGAGCGGGAGGCGATCCTGGACATCTTCGACGCCTTCTGCGGGTCGCGGCTCACCACCACGGCCTTCCGCATCGGCGGGCTGCGCGAGGACCTGCCGCCCGGGTTCGAAAAGAAGGTGCGGGACTTCCTGGCCAAGTTCCCCGACTGCATCAACGAATACGAGACCCTCCTCACGGAGAACCGCATCTGGAAGAAGCGCACCATCGGCGTGGGCATCCTGAAGGCCGAGGACGCCATCGCCATGGGCGTGACCGGGCCGGTGCTGAGGGCGGCCGGGGTGGCCTACGACATCCGAAAGGCCTTCCCCTACGCGGCCTACGCGGAGATGGACTTCGAGGTGCCCACCCGCACCGAGGCCGATACCTACGCCAGGTATCTTGTCCGCCTGGAAGAGATGCGCCAGAGCGCGCGGATCATCCAGCAGTGCATCGACGGGCTGCCGGAAGGTCCCGTGATGGCCAAGCTCCCCAAGGTGCTCCGCTCCGAGGTGAACGAGGTCTACCACGCCACCGAGGCCCCCAAGGGCGAACTGGGCTACTACCTGGTGGGCGAGAAGGGTTCGCTGAACCCCTACCGCTTCCACGTGCGGGCCCCGGGCTTCATCAACCTCCAGGCCCTGCCCATGATGATCGAGGGTGGCCTGGTGGCCGACGTGATCGCCACGATCGGAACGCTTGACGTGGTCCTGGGAGAGATCGACCGATGA
- the nuoL gene encoding NADH-quinone oxidoreductase subunit L: MIMEHAVLSTPLHSSVLWLIPFLPLFGAILNGATGRTLKNNKLVDLIALGSVAASFLLVCWTFIQLMGMEPANRSVTQTVWTWLSLGDAQVLGGLTHNTMAWAYKVDPLSACMGLLVTGVGFLIHLFSTGYMADERKNGEYYRFMAYLNLFIFSMLNLVLGANMIIMFLGWEGVGLCSYLLIGFYFDREYAAVAGKKAFVTNRIGDFGFLIGFFLIFMIYGSVDFDTLMGMTRDILARPEITLFGVSHAPTWWFNLIGCCLFLGACGKSAQIPLYVWLPDAMAGPTPVSALIHAATMVTSGLYMIARLNFIYVNAPAALSLVLFIGALTALVAASMGLAQYDIKKVLAYSTVSQLGFMFMGMGAGAFSAGMFHVFTHAFFKAALFLGSGSVIMACHHEQDMRNMGGLRKYMPWTFASMGIATIAIAGIFPFSGFFSKDEILWKVFEGWFAGGTYQGSTLSLVAWCMGMIAAFMTAFYMVRLMAMTFFGEYRGAGHDPHHLTVPSEVHHAADDHAGHDDHAGHDAHAGHAHAPHEVPWNMWVPVALLALLALVGGFLNIPHSLHWIGSGHFSEWIAPLLYQTHAHEAHGAVPAMEYILMFVATVVWAPAAMALAWWFYGADPTWSKPRAFVKRFPELFEWVNAKYYIDEFYEAAFIGPCKQLGAQLWAFDTWAVDGMVNGAARFTLVSSHALHWFDARIIDGLVNLVAWVLQQVAGGFRKLQSGRVQNYAFVMFLGFLVFAFWKFLA; encoded by the coding sequence ATGATCATGGAACACGCAGTCCTGAGCACGCCACTCCACAGTTCCGTGCTCTGGCTCATCCCCTTCCTGCCGCTGTTCGGCGCCATCCTGAACGGCGCCACGGGGCGCACCCTGAAGAACAACAAGCTGGTGGACCTCATCGCCCTGGGTTCCGTGGCGGCGTCCTTCCTGCTGGTGTGCTGGACCTTCATCCAGCTCATGGGCATGGAGCCGGCGAACCGGTCCGTGACCCAGACGGTGTGGACCTGGCTGAGCCTGGGCGACGCCCAGGTGCTGGGCGGGCTGACCCACAACACCATGGCCTGGGCCTACAAGGTGGATCCCCTCTCGGCCTGCATGGGCCTGCTGGTGACCGGGGTGGGCTTCCTCATCCACCTGTTCTCCACGGGGTACATGGCCGATGAGCGCAAGAACGGCGAGTACTACCGGTTCATGGCCTACCTGAACCTCTTCATCTTCTCCATGCTCAACCTGGTGCTGGGCGCGAACATGATCATCATGTTCCTGGGCTGGGAAGGGGTGGGGCTTTGCAGCTACCTGCTGATCGGCTTCTACTTCGACCGCGAGTACGCGGCGGTGGCGGGCAAGAAGGCCTTCGTCACCAATCGCATCGGCGACTTCGGGTTCCTCATCGGGTTCTTCCTGATCTTCATGATCTACGGCTCGGTGGACTTCGACACGCTCATGGGCATGACCCGGGACATCCTGGCCCGGCCCGAGATCACCCTCTTCGGCGTCTCCCATGCCCCCACCTGGTGGTTCAACCTCATCGGCTGCTGCCTGTTCCTGGGCGCCTGCGGCAAGAGCGCCCAGATTCCCCTCTACGTCTGGCTTCCGGACGCCATGGCGGGCCCGACCCCGGTCAGCGCCCTGATCCACGCGGCCACCATGGTCACCTCGGGCCTCTACATGATCGCCCGGCTGAACTTCATCTACGTCAACGCGCCGGCGGCCCTCTCCCTGGTGCTGTTCATCGGCGCCCTCACGGCGCTGGTCGCGGCCAGCATGGGCCTGGCGCAGTACGACATCAAGAAGGTGCTGGCCTACTCCACGGTGAGCCAGCTGGGCTTCATGTTCATGGGCATGGGCGCGGGGGCCTTCTCCGCCGGCATGTTCCATGTCTTCACCCACGCCTTCTTCAAGGCCGCCCTCTTCCTCGGGTCCGGCTCCGTGATCATGGCCTGCCACCACGAGCAGGACATGCGCAACATGGGCGGTTTGAGAAAATACATGCCGTGGACCTTCGCGTCCATGGGCATCGCGACCATTGCCATCGCCGGCATCTTCCCCTTCTCGGGCTTCTTCTCCAAGGACGAGATCCTCTGGAAGGTGTTCGAGGGCTGGTTCGCGGGCGGCACCTACCAGGGCTCCACCCTCAGCCTCGTGGCGTGGTGCATGGGCATGATCGCGGCGTTCATGACGGCCTTCTACATGGTCCGGCTGATGGCCATGACCTTCTTCGGCGAGTACCGGGGCGCGGGGCATGACCCCCACCACCTCACCGTCCCCTCCGAGGTCCACCACGCCGCCGATGACCATGCCGGGCACGACGACCACGCGGGCCATGACGCCCATGCCGGCCACGCGCACGCCCCGCACGAGGTGCCCTGGAACATGTGGGTCCCCGTTGCGCTGCTGGCGCTCCTGGCCCTGGTGGGCGGCTTCCTGAACATCCCCCACAGCCTCCACTGGATCGGCAGCGGCCACTTCAGCGAGTGGATCGCCCCGCTGCTCTACCAGACCCACGCCCACGAGGCCCACGGCGCCGTCCCGGCCATGGAATACATCCTGATGTTCGTGGCCACCGTCGTGTGGGCCCCGGCCGCCATGGCCCTGGCCTGGTGGTTCTACGGCGCGGATCCCACCTGGTCCAAGCCCAGGGCCTTCGTGAAGCGGTTCCCCGAGCTGTTCGAGTGGGTGAACGCCAAGTACTACATCGACGAGTTCTACGAAGCCGCCTTCATCGGCCCCTGCAAGCAGCTGGGGGCCCAGCTGTGGGCCTTCGACACCTGGGCGGTGGACGGCATGGTGAACGGCGCGGCGCGCTTCACCCTCGTCAGCAGCCACGCCCTGCACTGGTTCGACGCCAGGATCATCGACGGCCTCGTGAACCTGGTGGCGTGGGTGCTCCAGCAGGTCGCCGGGGGCTTCCGCAAGCTCCAGAGCGGCCGGGTCCAGAACTACGCCTTCGTCATGTTCCTGGGCTTCCTGGTTTTCGCCTTCTGGAAGTTCCTGGCCTAG
- a CDS encoding NADH-quinone oxidoreductase subunit I: MRKFLKTLFPVDIFKGMKLTGTHFAKVFATANRRKVKMHVTEEYPEVPVKLAPRFRGRLTMLKDEQGEIKCVCCLACEKICPTQVITIESGKKEGRKTKIPTRYDFEMERCIFCEFCVESCGFDSIILNHQFELAAYNREDFSIGMLGESQNMFGLTPVGKFSYSDED, translated from the coding sequence ATGCGCAAGTTCCTAAAGACATTGTTCCCGGTCGACATCTTCAAGGGCATGAAGCTGACGGGCACGCACTTCGCGAAGGTGTTCGCCACGGCGAACCGGCGCAAGGTGAAGATGCACGTCACCGAGGAGTACCCGGAGGTGCCCGTGAAGCTGGCGCCCCGGTTCCGCGGGCGGCTCACCATGCTCAAGGACGAGCAGGGCGAGATCAAGTGCGTGTGCTGCCTGGCCTGCGAGAAGATCTGCCCGACCCAGGTGATCACCATCGAGAGCGGGAAGAAGGAGGGGCGCAAGACCAAGATCCCCACCCGCTACGACTTCGAGATGGAGCGCTGCATCTTCTGCGAGTTCTGCGTGGAGAGCTGCGGGTTCGACTCCATCATCCTTAACCACCAGTTCGAACTGGCGGCCTACAACCGCGAGGACTTCTCCATCGGCATGCTGGGCGAGTCCCAGAACATGTTCGGGCTGACCCCGGTCGGCAAGTTCTCCTATTCGGACGAGGACTGA
- a CDS encoding NADH-quinone oxidoreductase subunit J yields the protein MVETFLAFIGHNMFLLFGLMAVGGALALVFSKNAVHSVVGFLFAMLSIAGCYLCMSAEFLAVAQLLVYAGGIVVLFLFVVMLVEMTKYKEKGLFQSQTPYALVAVAVGAAAIVGVFVSTFFTKGAEVALTLDPDLARGLDVAKENSQAVSRGLFAGYLLPFEILSVILLVALIGAVTLAKKERV from the coding sequence ATGGTCGAAACCTTCCTGGCCTTCATCGGACACAACATGTTCCTGCTCTTCGGCCTCATGGCCGTGGGCGGGGCCCTGGCCCTCGTCTTTTCCAAGAACGCGGTGCACAGCGTGGTGGGCTTCCTCTTCGCCATGCTCTCCATCGCGGGCTGCTACCTCTGCATGAGCGCCGAGTTCCTGGCGGTGGCCCAGCTCCTGGTCTACGCGGGGGGCATCGTTGTGCTGTTCCTCTTCGTGGTCATGCTGGTGGAGATGACCAAGTACAAGGAAAAGGGCCTGTTCCAGTCCCAGACGCCCTACGCGCTGGTGGCGGTGGCCGTCGGCGCCGCAGCCATCGTCGGCGTTTTCGTGAGCACCTTCTTCACCAAGGGCGCGGAGGTTGCGCTTACGCTCGACCCGGACCTCGCCCGGGGCCTGGACGTGGCCAAGGAGAACTCCCAGGCCGTGAGCCGAGGGCTCTTCGCGGGCTACCTGCTGCCCTTCGAGATCCTCTCGGTGATCCTGCTGGTGGCCCTGATCGGCGCCGTGACGCTGGCCAAGAAGGAAAGGGTGTAG
- the nuoK gene encoding NADH-quinone oxidoreductase subunit NuoK, giving the protein MASMNTVLFISFLLFSVGVAGVLVRRNALVILMCVELMLNAANLNLVAFARHAGTVAGQAFALLVMGLAAAEVAIGLALVVALYRKKDTIQVDQINLLKG; this is encoded by the coding sequence ATGGCATCCATGAATACCGTCCTCTTCATCTCCTTCCTGCTGTTCTCGGTGGGCGTGGCCGGGGTGCTCGTGCGCCGCAACGCCCTGGTGATCCTCATGTGCGTGGAGCTCATGCTCAACGCCGCCAACCTGAACCTCGTGGCCTTCGCGCGCCACGCTGGCACCGTGGCGGGACAGGCCTTCGCCCTTCTGGTGATGGGCCTGGCCGCGGCGGAGGTGGCCATCGGCCTCGCGCTGGTGGTGGCCCTCTACCGCAAGAAGGACACCATCCAGGTGGACCAGATCAACCTTCTCAAGGGCTGA